A section of the Oryzias latipes chromosome 8, ASM223467v1 genome encodes:
- the LOC101160560 gene encoding uncharacterized protein LOC101160560 isoform X1 yields MSSRLDRNLITVITGQAVEGFDKLFCSLYVNSSFVELRQVATEPEPEQDFRSHLAPVVPPSAAVLRKLHNPKYALVALTNPGVTVSTGDDNPKETEISKNKKKRRKEEARADPPALHPGLINLEKASLIAYLPTWPEPDPPRDVIGFINIRDVNKPLQVHLQRSEMFGTSQAIRFSSPFSTPEENVAEITIARQFSSKQEKISKEEEQAHKPNELVVDKAQAELHSDPNGLKSRANVLEHDKDESKTSKRENKVISNANSGPKKTYLSVLTIPQSNRGSTTLNKQRPLHKADLILTNEPNSASISDADIKKEEKTLPNLTAQSAVMCTAPTVGSHSGQWSQLPDSNTAKDTLESALQSQVQAVNMQLEVSSEITPNPQTTNVGYPIFTSSASNIQSKTPTCVSKNNSVAITSLHSSPASSLHTNVSPTTSTTSLSKIPPSSTFSSSAPSFLALSPSIPKRHTVDLVMKDSINRNDQTEICLRRPETSLEPQTLQSAVETRQQTSLLKKTETVLVMLDNISNTSADATSPNNPPKDQFLVKEQQIPQSELQTKSDCLVTGTERMVGSQESIPIVSKTRTGTKTLAVTNTDASTSEVNLKNGKSTEGVTECHPLAKSHKLHRVSCSVWTSKDNCASQDVDILKAGMNSHNTTTTKNRMQKSAADMVEEQEEGACSTSAQSTDRGKDAKANTLYMFQTQENTHYLRKSLQFSDAHQPDLLEAESQFVTSVVRISDELPLHTFPPDPKSDFQTLTYDLSDEPVSPRRDSTQSTTSEEFYECSGSPLHDPVDQNVPDAQETKDSTADSGMSDATSNVSSPSFLSHGLCFAPSDTDDLSKGQTNERKDTNEEMVIEEKMFDVKEIKHDGDEPEGTIQSDVSELTVKDPEFKGPKETHLPGKTMSDSLIDGDGAEGEPIKQESALKKLPTDDLKLEVISSEERKPKKASPARGKGLRTSSTERAGTQPSTEADRQKFWHPPPKAQRPQQLDRGSSPSSRQRRTLQPLTASQLLGVHSSKSLNQTEFKMLPNSAQITDNTQFHRRAQSRSPSPGPGRGPVRSVSPRLSQHSLSMQQPPAAQTRGRVAQPQSHTPYPKPKTSFLHTYLKLQKQVPSQSSKHPASPAQKKLEQEEKTGPPDVAFSQLDSLKGLKDKMSKLSAQSKRGSTISAVKTRGGSSTHPVLPSEN; encoded by the exons ATGTCTTCCCGGCTGGACAGAAATCTCATCACTGTGATTACAGGCCAGGCAGTGGAAGGCTTTGACAAACTCTTTTGCTCTCTTTACGTGAACTCCAGTTTCGTTGAGCTCAGACAAGTTGCCACAGAGCCGGAGCCCGAACAAGACTTCCGATCCCACCTCGCCCCTGTGGTACCCCCTTCTGCCGCTGTTCTTAGAAAGCTGCACAACCCCAAATATGCCCTGGTTGCTTTGACGAACCCCGGCGTCACAGTGTCCACTGGCGACGATAATCCCAAAGAAACTGAGATctcaaaaaacaagaagaagaggCGAAAGGAGGAGGCTAGGGCAGATCCTCCTGCACTTCACCCCGGACTAATTAATTTAGAGAAGGCCAGTTTAATAGCATACTTGCCCACCTGGCCAGAACCCGACCCACCAAGAGATGTAATAGGATTTATTAACATTCGGGATGTGAACAAACCTCTACAAGTCCATTTGCAGCGTTCAGAGATGTTTGGAACCAGTCAAGCAATTAGGTTTAGTAGTCCATTCAGCACACCTGAGGAAAACGTAGCAGAAATCACGATTGCCAGACAGTTCAGCAGTAAACAAGAAAAGATAAGTAAAGAAGAAGAACAAGCCCACAAACCTAATGAGCTGGTGGTGGACAAGGCCCAGGCAGAACTGCACAGTGATCCAAATGGACTTAAAAGTAGAGCAAATGTGTTAGAGCACGACAAAGATGAAAGTAAGACTtccaaaagggaaaataaagtaATTTCAAATGCAAACTCTGGTCCTAAAAAAACATATCTTAGTGTTCTCACAATCCCACAATCAAACAGAGGATCAACAACGCTAAACAAGCAGAGACCTTTACACAAAGCAGATCTTATTTTGACAAATGAACCCAATTCTGCCTCAATTTCAGATGCAGACAtaaagaaagaagagaaaacttTACCAAACCTAACTGCACAAAGTGCTGTTATGTGCACAGCACCCACTGTGGGGTCACACAGTGGGCAATGGTCTCAACTGCCTGACTCAAACACAGCAAAGGACACATTGGAaagtgctttgcagtcacaAGTACAGGCTGTTAACATGCAGCTTGAAGTCTCATCTGAAATAACTCCTAACCCTCAGACTACAAATGTCGGATATCCCATTTTCACATCCTCTGCTTCTAACATTCAGTCCAAGACCCCCACATGTGTTTCCAAAAATAACTCAGTAGCCATTACAAGTCTGCACTCAAGCCCAGCTTCTAGTCTTCACACTAATGTTTCTCCAACCACCTCCACCACCTCGCTCTCTAAAATCCCTCCAAGTTCTACATTTTCGTCTTCTGCACCTTCATTTTTAGCTTTAAGTCCTTCCATCCCAAAACGTCACACTGTTGATTTGGTCATGAAAGACAGCATCAACAGAAATGACCAGACAGAGATCTGTCTCAGAAGGCCTGAGACTAGTTTAGAGCCACAAACCCTTCAGTCTGCTGTAGAAACAAGGCAGCAAACATCTCTgttgaagaaaacagaaactgtCCTGGTAATGCTGGATAACATTTCAAACACATCAGCTGACGCAACAAGCCCAAATAACCCCCCAAAAGACCAGTTCTTAGTGAAAGAACAACAAATCCCTCAAAGTGAACTTCAAACAAAATCAGATTGTTTGGTTACTGGTACTGAAAGGATGGTTGGTAGTCAAGAATCTATTCCAATAGTCTCTAAAACAAGGACAGGGACAAAGACTTTAGCTGTCACAAATACAGATGCCAGCACATCAGAAGTAAACCTGAAAAACGGCAAATCTACAGAAGGTGTGACAGAGTGTCATCCTTTAGCAAAATCCCACAAACTTCATAGGGTATCATGCAGTGTTTGGACTTCAAAGGACAACTGTGCGTCACAAGATGTTGACATCCTAAAAGCAGGAATGAATTCCCACAACACAACTACGACTAAAAATAGAATGCAAAAATCTGCGGCAGACATGGTGGAAGAGCAAGAGGAAGGGGCATGTTCAACATCTGCGCAATCTACTGACCGTGGAAAAGATGCAAAAGCTAACACACTCTACATGTTTCAAACACAGGAAAACACACATTATCTTAGAAAATCCCTCCAGTTTTCTGATGCTCATCAACCAGACTTGCTTGAAGCAGAATCCCAGTTTGTCACTTCAGTTGTACGAATCTCCGATGAGTTACCTTTGCATACCTTCCCCCCTGACCCAAAGTCCGACTTTCAAACACTTACATATGACTTAAGTGATGAACCTGTCTCACCCAGAAGGGATTCCACCCAATCCACCACCTCTGAAGAGTTTTATGAATGCAGTGGCTCTCCTTTGCATGATCCTGTAGACCAGAACGTTCCTGACGCCCAGGAGACAAAGGACTCCACTGCTGACTCTGGTATGTCAGACGCTACATCTAACGTCTCTTCTCCTTCATTCCTTAGCCATGGTCTTTGTTTTGCGCCATCAGACACTGATGACCTGAGTAAAGgacaaacaaatgaaagaaaggaCACTAATGAAGAAATGGTTATAGAAGAGAAGATGTTTGACGTTAAAGAGATTAAACACGATGGTGATGAGCCCGAAGGAACAATCCAGTCTGATGTATCTGAATTAACAGTCAAAGACCCTGAATTCAAAGGTCCCAAAGAAACTCATCTGCCAGGAAAAACTATGTCTGATAGTCTGATTGATGGAGATGGGGCTGAAGGAGAACCGATCAAACAGGAATCAGCTCTTAAAAAGTTACCAACAGATGATCTAAAACTTGAGGTGATCTCCTCAGAGGAAAGGAAACCAAAGAAAGCCTCCCCAGCGAGAGGGAAAGGATTAAGAACCAGCAGCACAGAGAGAGCAGGGACTCAGCCATCCACAGAGGCTGATCGGCAGAAG TTTTGGCACCCTCCTCCTAAAGCTCAGAGACCTCAGCAGTTGGACAGAGGATCTTCTCCGTCCTCCCGACAACGAAGGACACTACAACCCCTCACGGCCTCCCAGCTTTTAGGAGTTCATTCATCGAAAAGTTTGAACCAGACTGAATTCAAGATGCTGCCTAACAGTGCCCAGATCACTGATAATACTCAATTCCATCGCAGAGCGCAATCAAGATCCCCCTCTCCAGGACCAGGGAGAGGTCCAGTTAGATCAGTCAGTCCAAGGCTGAGCCAGCACAGCCTCTCCATGCAACAGCCTCCAGCAGCTCAGACCAGGGGAAGAGTTGCCCAACCACAAAGCCACACCCCCTACCCCAAACCCAAGACCTCATTCCTCCACACCTACTTGAAACTACAAAAGCAGGTTCCCTCTCAGTCATCCAAACATCCGGCTTCTCCTGCACAGAAAAAACTCGAGCAGGAAGAAAAAACGGGACCACCTGATGTGGCTTTCAGTCAGCTTGACAGCCTGAAGGGCCTAAAGGATAAAATGAGCAAACTTTCAGCACAGAGCAAGAGGGGCAGCACCATTTCCGCGGTAAAGACACGTGGAGGCTCAAGTACACACCCTGTCCTTCCGTCAGAGAACTGA
- the LOC101160560 gene encoding uncharacterized protein LOC101160560 isoform X2, translating into MSSRLDRNLITVITGQAVEGFDKLFCSLYVNSSFVELRQVATEPEPEQDFRSHLAPVVPPSAAVLRKLHNPKYALVALTNPGVTVSTGDDNPKETEISKNKKKRRKEEARADPPALHPGLINLEKASLIAYLPTWPEPDPPRDVIGFINIRDVNKPLQVHLQRSEMFGTSQAIRFSSPFSTPEENVAEITIARQFSSKQEKISKEEEQAHKPNELVVDKAQAELHSDPNGLKSRANVLEHDKDESKTSKRENKVISNANSGPKKTYLSVLTIPQSNRGSTTLNKQRPLHKADLILTNEPNSASISDADIKKEEKTLPNLTAQSAVMCTAPTVGSHSGQWSQLPDSNTAKDTLESALQSQVQAVNMQLEVSSEITPNPQTTNVGYPIFTSSASNIQSKTPTCVSKNNSVAITSLHSSPASSLHTNVSPTTSTTSLSKIPPSSTFSSSAPSFLALSPSIPKRHTVDLVMKDSINRNDQTEICLRRPETSLEPQTLQSAVETRQQTSLLKKTETVLVMLDNISNTSADATSPNNPPKDQFLVKEQQIPQSELQTKSDCLVTGTERMVGSQESIPIVSKTRTGTKTLAVTNTDASTSEVNLKNGKSTEGVTECHPLAKSHKLHRVSCSVWTSKDNCASQDVDILKAGMNSHNTTTTKNRMQKSAADMVEEQEEGACSTSAQSTDRGKDAKANTLYMFQTQENTHYLRKSLQFSDAHQPDLLEAESQFVTSVVRISDELPLHTFPPDPKSDFQTLTYDLSDEPVSPRRDSTQSTTSEEFYECSGSPLHDPVDQNVPDAQETKDSTADSEERKPKKASPARGKGLRTSSTERAGTQPSTEADRQKFWHPPPKAQRPQQLDRGSSPSSRQRRTLQPLTASQLLGVHSSKSLNQTEFKMLPNSAQITDNTQFHRRAQSRSPSPGPGRGPVRSVSPRLSQHSLSMQQPPAAQTRGRVAQPQSHTPYPKPKTSFLHTYLKLQKQVPSQSSKHPASPAQKKLEQEEKTGPPDVAFSQLDSLKGLKDKMSKLSAQSKRGSTISAVKTRGGSSTHPVLPSEN; encoded by the exons ATGTCTTCCCGGCTGGACAGAAATCTCATCACTGTGATTACAGGCCAGGCAGTGGAAGGCTTTGACAAACTCTTTTGCTCTCTTTACGTGAACTCCAGTTTCGTTGAGCTCAGACAAGTTGCCACAGAGCCGGAGCCCGAACAAGACTTCCGATCCCACCTCGCCCCTGTGGTACCCCCTTCTGCCGCTGTTCTTAGAAAGCTGCACAACCCCAAATATGCCCTGGTTGCTTTGACGAACCCCGGCGTCACAGTGTCCACTGGCGACGATAATCCCAAAGAAACTGAGATctcaaaaaacaagaagaagaggCGAAAGGAGGAGGCTAGGGCAGATCCTCCTGCACTTCACCCCGGACTAATTAATTTAGAGAAGGCCAGTTTAATAGCATACTTGCCCACCTGGCCAGAACCCGACCCACCAAGAGATGTAATAGGATTTATTAACATTCGGGATGTGAACAAACCTCTACAAGTCCATTTGCAGCGTTCAGAGATGTTTGGAACCAGTCAAGCAATTAGGTTTAGTAGTCCATTCAGCACACCTGAGGAAAACGTAGCAGAAATCACGATTGCCAGACAGTTCAGCAGTAAACAAGAAAAGATAAGTAAAGAAGAAGAACAAGCCCACAAACCTAATGAGCTGGTGGTGGACAAGGCCCAGGCAGAACTGCACAGTGATCCAAATGGACTTAAAAGTAGAGCAAATGTGTTAGAGCACGACAAAGATGAAAGTAAGACTtccaaaagggaaaataaagtaATTTCAAATGCAAACTCTGGTCCTAAAAAAACATATCTTAGTGTTCTCACAATCCCACAATCAAACAGAGGATCAACAACGCTAAACAAGCAGAGACCTTTACACAAAGCAGATCTTATTTTGACAAATGAACCCAATTCTGCCTCAATTTCAGATGCAGACAtaaagaaagaagagaaaacttTACCAAACCTAACTGCACAAAGTGCTGTTATGTGCACAGCACCCACTGTGGGGTCACACAGTGGGCAATGGTCTCAACTGCCTGACTCAAACACAGCAAAGGACACATTGGAaagtgctttgcagtcacaAGTACAGGCTGTTAACATGCAGCTTGAAGTCTCATCTGAAATAACTCCTAACCCTCAGACTACAAATGTCGGATATCCCATTTTCACATCCTCTGCTTCTAACATTCAGTCCAAGACCCCCACATGTGTTTCCAAAAATAACTCAGTAGCCATTACAAGTCTGCACTCAAGCCCAGCTTCTAGTCTTCACACTAATGTTTCTCCAACCACCTCCACCACCTCGCTCTCTAAAATCCCTCCAAGTTCTACATTTTCGTCTTCTGCACCTTCATTTTTAGCTTTAAGTCCTTCCATCCCAAAACGTCACACTGTTGATTTGGTCATGAAAGACAGCATCAACAGAAATGACCAGACAGAGATCTGTCTCAGAAGGCCTGAGACTAGTTTAGAGCCACAAACCCTTCAGTCTGCTGTAGAAACAAGGCAGCAAACATCTCTgttgaagaaaacagaaactgtCCTGGTAATGCTGGATAACATTTCAAACACATCAGCTGACGCAACAAGCCCAAATAACCCCCCAAAAGACCAGTTCTTAGTGAAAGAACAACAAATCCCTCAAAGTGAACTTCAAACAAAATCAGATTGTTTGGTTACTGGTACTGAAAGGATGGTTGGTAGTCAAGAATCTATTCCAATAGTCTCTAAAACAAGGACAGGGACAAAGACTTTAGCTGTCACAAATACAGATGCCAGCACATCAGAAGTAAACCTGAAAAACGGCAAATCTACAGAAGGTGTGACAGAGTGTCATCCTTTAGCAAAATCCCACAAACTTCATAGGGTATCATGCAGTGTTTGGACTTCAAAGGACAACTGTGCGTCACAAGATGTTGACATCCTAAAAGCAGGAATGAATTCCCACAACACAACTACGACTAAAAATAGAATGCAAAAATCTGCGGCAGACATGGTGGAAGAGCAAGAGGAAGGGGCATGTTCAACATCTGCGCAATCTACTGACCGTGGAAAAGATGCAAAAGCTAACACACTCTACATGTTTCAAACACAGGAAAACACACATTATCTTAGAAAATCCCTCCAGTTTTCTGATGCTCATCAACCAGACTTGCTTGAAGCAGAATCCCAGTTTGTCACTTCAGTTGTACGAATCTCCGATGAGTTACCTTTGCATACCTTCCCCCCTGACCCAAAGTCCGACTTTCAAACACTTACATATGACTTAAGTGATGAACCTGTCTCACCCAGAAGGGATTCCACCCAATCCACCACCTCTGAAGAGTTTTATGAATGCAGTGGCTCTCCTTTGCATGATCCTGTAGACCAGAACGTTCCTGACGCCCAGGAGACAAAGGACTCCACTGCTGACTCTG AGGAAAGGAAACCAAAGAAAGCCTCCCCAGCGAGAGGGAAAGGATTAAGAACCAGCAGCACAGAGAGAGCAGGGACTCAGCCATCCACAGAGGCTGATCGGCAGAAG TTTTGGCACCCTCCTCCTAAAGCTCAGAGACCTCAGCAGTTGGACAGAGGATCTTCTCCGTCCTCCCGACAACGAAGGACACTACAACCCCTCACGGCCTCCCAGCTTTTAGGAGTTCATTCATCGAAAAGTTTGAACCAGACTGAATTCAAGATGCTGCCTAACAGTGCCCAGATCACTGATAATACTCAATTCCATCGCAGAGCGCAATCAAGATCCCCCTCTCCAGGACCAGGGAGAGGTCCAGTTAGATCAGTCAGTCCAAGGCTGAGCCAGCACAGCCTCTCCATGCAACAGCCTCCAGCAGCTCAGACCAGGGGAAGAGTTGCCCAACCACAAAGCCACACCCCCTACCCCAAACCCAAGACCTCATTCCTCCACACCTACTTGAAACTACAAAAGCAGGTTCCCTCTCAGTCATCCAAACATCCGGCTTCTCCTGCACAGAAAAAACTCGAGCAGGAAGAAAAAACGGGACCACCTGATGTGGCTTTCAGTCAGCTTGACAGCCTGAAGGGCCTAAAGGATAAAATGAGCAAACTTTCAGCACAGAGCAAGAGGGGCAGCACCATTTCCGCGGTAAAGACACGTGGAGGCTCAAGTACACACCCTGTCCTTCCGTCAGAGAACTGA
- the LOC111947803 gene encoding protein FAM83G, which yields MDIFTDADIFRDLLDAGFKRKVSVYILLERTALPHFLSMCQRAGMHAGHLKHLRVRCSQGAEFFSRHCMKVRGQMGHRFMFIDGDKAVSGSYRSVCALFMNGVSTF from the exons ATGGACATCTTTACTGATGCGGACATCTTCAGGGATCTGCTGGACGCTGGCTTCAAAAGGAAGGTGTCTGTTTACATCCTGCTGGAACGTACGGCGCTACCTCATTTCCTGTCCATGTGTCAGAGGGCTGGCATGCATGCCGGACATCTCAAA CATCTTCGCGTGCGCTGCTCCCAGGGTGCAGAGTTCTTCAGTCGACACTGCATGAAGGTCAGAGGGCAAATGGGGCACAGATTCATGTTCATCGATGGCGACAAAGCGGTGTCAGGCTCGTACAGGTCAGTGTGTGCTTTGTTCATGAATGGTGTGAgtacattttaa
- the LOC111947774 gene encoding protein FAM83G-like — MALSQVQCLDDNHVNLRTSESKPEFLYCEDQRLALEALLQNGREAFFKYLDSRRVRGFLSDPEMTALVGAAEPFDPGSELVQGSVEEESLPLSLHYWPELSDISVPQMDLGWPSCDSYRGVTRTSVYTQPPLDGHAHIKEVVRKMIAQAQKVLEVF, encoded by the coding sequence ATGGCTCTGTCCCAGGTCCAGTGTCTGGATGACAACCACGTGAACCTGCGCACGAGCGAGTCCAAGCCGGAGTTTTTATACTGCGAGGACCAACGTCTCGCGCTCGAAGCTCTCCTGCAGAATGGCCGCGAGGCGTTCTTCAAGTACCTGGACTCGCGCAGGGTCCGGGGTTTTCTGTCAGACCCGGAGATGACCGCTCTTGTCGGGGCGGCTGAACCTTTTGACCCGGGTTCGGAGCTGGTCCAGGGCAGCGTGGAGGAGGAGTCTCTTCCGCTTTCCCTGCACTACTGGCCCGAGCTTTCAGACATCTCCGTCCCGCAGATGGACCTGGGTTGGCCCAGCTGTGACTCGTACCGCGGGGTGACACGCACGTCTGTGTACACGCAGCCGCCGCTGGACGGGCACGCGCACATCAAAGAGGTTGTCCGAAAAATGATTGCACAGGCCCAAAAGGTACTGGAAGTATTTTAA